The following proteins come from a genomic window of Brevibacillus antibioticus:
- the surE gene encoding 5'/3'-nucleotidase SurE, with product MDEGGDPILRILVTNDDGIDALGIKRLVEALLTLEGAEVSIVAPVEEKSGVGHGITYRSALSPEQRDFYGMPVKAWAVNGNPADCVKAAYHLLFEQGKKPDIVFSGINVGTNLGRDIYYSGTCSGAREAVILGVPGVALSYDNWFDQDNYGDVVEMIRPLVKEFSERAIKGELASEVFWNINIPHVPLNELKGMVPATLSMNHYEDKYSEEAEGYYLAREYPQVMPLAEPLDYDLLKHGYIAITPVHIDATDRTLLKQMDNWTLLKAWGKQEE from the coding sequence ATGGATGAAGGAGGAGACCCTATTTTGCGGATCTTGGTAACGAATGATGATGGCATCGATGCTCTTGGTATCAAGCGGCTGGTAGAAGCTTTGCTCACTTTGGAGGGAGCGGAAGTCTCTATAGTAGCACCGGTTGAAGAGAAAAGCGGGGTCGGACACGGAATCACTTATCGCAGTGCGCTCTCGCCTGAACAGCGTGATTTTTACGGAATGCCGGTGAAAGCGTGGGCGGTCAATGGCAACCCTGCAGACTGTGTAAAAGCTGCTTACCATCTCCTGTTTGAACAGGGGAAAAAGCCGGATATCGTATTCTCGGGGATTAACGTCGGGACGAATCTCGGACGTGATATTTATTACTCTGGTACGTGCAGCGGTGCCAGGGAGGCGGTCATCTTGGGTGTTCCCGGTGTTGCTCTTTCCTATGATAACTGGTTCGATCAAGACAACTACGGCGATGTAGTGGAGATGATTCGTCCGCTTGTAAAAGAATTTAGCGAGCGTGCGATCAAAGGGGAACTGGCGTCAGAGGTATTCTGGAATATCAATATCCCGCATGTACCGCTGAATGAGTTGAAAGGAATGGTTCCGGCCACCTTGTCTATGAACCACTATGAAGACAAATATAGCGAAGAAGCGGAAGGCTATTATTTAGCCCGTGAGTATCCTCAAGTCATGCCACTGGCGGAGCCACTGGACTATGATTTGCTCAAGCATGGCTATATTGCGATTACCCCTGTCCACATTGACGCGACAGACCGGACTCTCTTGAAACAAATGGACAATTGGACATTGCTAAAAGCCTGGGGAAAACAGGAGGAATAA
- a CDS encoding ABC transporter ATP-binding protein, whose product MLKITNVNKVFNAGTVNEKIALRNVNLHVKKGEFITVIGSNGAGKSTMMNMISGGLTPDNGSIQIDGKDVTRLAEHQRAGLIGRVFQDPMAGTAPNMTIEENLAIALGRGKRRTLGFGVNNQKRELFREQLKQLDQGLENRLKTKVGFLSGGQRQALSLLMATFTEPKILLLDEHTAALDPKRAQLIVDLTEKIVERYKLTTIMVTHNMEQALNMGNRLLMLHDGGIILDIPDEKKRTMKPQDLLRAFETARGGESFSEDRFLLT is encoded by the coding sequence ATGCTTAAAATTACAAACGTCAACAAAGTATTCAACGCAGGAACTGTGAATGAAAAGATTGCGCTTCGAAACGTCAATCTGCATGTTAAGAAAGGAGAGTTCATCACCGTTATCGGTAGTAATGGTGCCGGTAAATCGACGATGATGAACATGATCTCCGGCGGACTGACACCAGATAACGGAAGCATTCAGATTGACGGGAAAGATGTCACACGCTTGGCGGAGCACCAGCGTGCAGGTCTGATCGGCCGTGTGTTTCAGGACCCAATGGCAGGTACAGCGCCGAACATGACGATTGAGGAAAATCTGGCAATCGCTTTGGGTCGGGGAAAACGTCGTACACTTGGGTTTGGGGTGAATAATCAGAAGCGAGAGCTGTTCCGCGAGCAGCTCAAGCAGCTGGATCAAGGGCTGGAGAACCGTTTGAAGACCAAAGTCGGTTTTCTCTCAGGAGGACAGCGTCAAGCACTGAGCCTGTTGATGGCAACCTTCACGGAGCCGAAGATTTTACTCCTCGATGAGCATACAGCAGCGCTTGACCCGAAACGGGCGCAGTTGATTGTAGATTTAACCGAAAAAATCGTGGAGCGCTATAAACTGACGACAATCATGGTCACGCATAATATGGAACAAGCGTTGAACATGGGTAATCGTCTGTTGATGCTCCACGATGGGGGAATCATCCTCGACATTCCGGATGAGAAAAAACGGACGATGAAACCGCAGGATTTGCTTCGAGCATTCGAAACAGCCCGCGGTGGAGAAAGCTTCAGTGAAGATCGCTTCTTGTTAACCTAA
- a CDS encoding ABC transporter substrate-binding protein yields the protein MRRAVSMVLTALLAFSLAACGNETGGKTETAATTGQGQTVKLGLTQFVEHPALDAIHKGILDGLKDAGYEEGKNLEVDSQNAHGDMNNTVSIAQKYAGDKKDIVVAIATSSAQAAAKAIADKPVIFSSVTDPISAQLVGSLEKPDKNVTGTSDKVSMEQQLKLVKTFLPELKKLGVIYTTSEINSEVQVKELEDAAKKEGVGIVKAGISQLSEVQLAAQSLASKADAIIIPIDNTVVSSFEAVLGAAEANKIPVFASDTDTVKRGAVATYGIDYYQIGKQTGNMAARILKGQSVADTPVEISKQADLYINETAAAKFGLTITEALKQQAKEIIK from the coding sequence ATGAGACGAGCAGTCAGTATGGTACTGACCGCATTGCTGGCGTTTTCTTTGGCAGCATGTGGCAACGAAACAGGTGGGAAAACAGAGACAGCAGCAACGACAGGCCAAGGGCAAACAGTGAAGCTGGGGCTGACGCAATTCGTGGAGCACCCTGCGCTGGATGCTATTCATAAAGGAATTTTGGATGGTCTGAAGGATGCTGGCTACGAAGAGGGCAAGAACTTGGAGGTAGACTCCCAGAACGCCCATGGTGACATGAACAATACGGTCTCGATCGCACAGAAGTATGCCGGAGATAAAAAGGATATTGTCGTAGCGATTGCGACGTCATCCGCTCAGGCAGCAGCCAAGGCGATTGCTGACAAACCTGTTATTTTCAGTTCGGTAACAGACCCGATCTCGGCTCAATTGGTTGGCAGTCTGGAGAAGCCAGACAAAAATGTGACCGGGACGTCCGATAAAGTATCGATGGAACAACAATTGAAGCTGGTGAAAACCTTCCTGCCTGAGCTGAAAAAGCTGGGCGTGATCTACACGACCTCCGAAATTAACTCAGAGGTACAGGTCAAAGAATTGGAAGACGCAGCGAAAAAAGAAGGCGTAGGAATCGTTAAGGCAGGCATTTCACAGCTATCCGAAGTGCAGCTGGCAGCTCAAAGTCTTGCTAGTAAAGCAGATGCCATTATTATCCCAATTGACAACACCGTTGTTTCTTCCTTTGAAGCGGTGCTCGGAGCAGCAGAGGCAAACAAAATCCCTGTATTTGCTTCCGATACCGATACAGTGAAACGTGGAGCGGTTGCTACTTACGGGATTGATTACTACCAAATCGGTAAACAAACAGGCAATATGGCTGCCCGTATCTTAAAAGGGCAAAGTGTTGCTGATACTCCTGTAGAGATTTCGAAACAAGCTGATTTGTATATTAATGAAACAGCTGCTGCAAAGTTTGGGCTCACTATTACTGAGGCACTCAAACAACAGGCGAAAGAAATCATCAAGTAA
- a CDS encoding ABC transporter permease, protein MNQLALMGAIEQGLLFGILALGVYLTFRVLNVPDLTVDGSFALGGAIAAKFIIEGTNPFLATLLAFIVGGLAGAFTGVLHTKGKINALLAGILTMIALYSINLRVMGKANLPLLREDTLFTYVKDMGIPNLAVGGVTLLSGVAIIFIVGVLVLKLIIDWFLHTDMGLDLRATGDNSKMIRSFGVNTDSTTIIGLALSNGLVALAGAWVAQYQGFADVGMGIGMIVIGLASVIVGEVLFGSSSIFRVTLAVVLGSIVYRLVIALALDKGLNPSDMKLITALIVIVALTVPTVAKGIWKKQAVRTARGGSSDA, encoded by the coding sequence ATGAATCAACTGGCATTAATGGGAGCCATTGAGCAAGGTTTACTATTTGGTATCTTGGCTCTCGGTGTATATCTGACCTTCCGAGTCCTAAACGTTCCTGACTTGACTGTAGATGGTAGTTTTGCCTTGGGAGGCGCAATCGCAGCCAAATTCATTATCGAGGGCACTAATCCGTTTTTGGCCACCCTACTGGCTTTCATCGTAGGTGGTTTGGCAGGAGCTTTTACGGGCGTCTTGCATACCAAAGGAAAGATTAACGCACTTTTGGCGGGGATCTTGACGATGATCGCTTTGTACTCGATCAATTTGCGTGTTATGGGAAAAGCGAATCTGCCTCTTTTGCGGGAAGATACTTTGTTCACTTATGTGAAGGATATGGGCATTCCAAACCTGGCCGTAGGTGGAGTTACCTTGCTGTCTGGTGTAGCAATCATCTTTATCGTAGGTGTTCTGGTGTTGAAGCTCATCATTGACTGGTTCCTGCATACGGATATGGGTCTTGATTTACGTGCGACAGGTGACAACTCGAAGATGATCCGCAGCTTTGGGGTAAACACGGATTCAACAACGATTATCGGTTTGGCTCTCTCTAATGGCCTGGTAGCTTTAGCTGGTGCCTGGGTAGCTCAATACCAAGGCTTTGCGGATGTAGGAATGGGGATCGGGATGATCGTCATCGGTCTCGCTTCCGTTATTGTCGGGGAAGTTTTGTTTGGCAGCTCTTCGATTTTCCGAGTGACGCTTGCTGTCGTTCTCGGCTCGATTGTGTACCGTTTGGTTATTGCACTGGCTCTGGATAAAGGACTCAATCCTTCTGACATGAAGCTGATTACTGCCCTGATTGTTATCGTTGCCCTGACAGTCCCAACTGTGGCAAAAGGCATCTGGAAAAAGCAGGCGGTACGCACGGCAAGGGGAGGAAGCAGCGATGCTTAA
- a CDS encoding MDR family MFS transporter: protein MSHIPHALRRFIATYPTLLWVRLFGETLTSLSSAMIAPFLVLYLSENIGGSVTMTMLVIGLQPFSEILLTLFAGGITDRYRRKTIMLLALFLQGFAMLGMAWADSMLGFAILYIINGAGRSLFIPVSRAHLADTISSAQMAGAFALLNTSSSIGAALGPLVGVMIYKYDPAMAFLFTAISLLIYTLAVWWKIPQTPLPEAPVEEAVDVRSRGSWQVYRPALAIMMLSLPISLFYAQTETNLQLHLKYTLPDYLQTLALLIAVKGGLLLLFEYLLVKWTQHLPARLLISGSYICFLIVSLGYAFIDNVPVLLALQVLLVIGESIGLTHLMAFVTRISPVTMRGRYFAITGTHWDISRMCGPYVGSLVLLQYGGTMLFTIVAGILLIGAGFMYVYLSTNEKTSPLEREG from the coding sequence ATGTCACATATCCCTCATGCACTCCGTCGATTCATTGCTACGTATCCGACACTCCTCTGGGTCCGTCTATTCGGCGAAACACTCACCTCTTTATCCAGCGCCATGATCGCTCCATTTCTCGTATTGTACTTGAGCGAGAACATCGGCGGGTCTGTCACCATGACCATGCTCGTCATTGGTTTGCAGCCCTTCTCCGAGATTTTGCTGACGCTATTTGCTGGTGGCATCACAGACCGCTATCGCCGAAAAACAATCATGCTTCTCGCCCTTTTCCTGCAAGGCTTCGCCATGTTGGGAATGGCTTGGGCGGACTCCATGCTGGGCTTTGCGATCCTGTACATCATCAACGGTGCTGGCCGCTCCCTATTTATCCCTGTCAGTCGAGCGCATCTCGCTGATACGATTTCCTCTGCACAAATGGCCGGTGCCTTTGCCCTTCTCAATACTTCTAGCAGTATCGGGGCCGCATTGGGACCTTTGGTCGGAGTCATGATTTACAAGTACGATCCTGCTATGGCATTTTTGTTTACTGCGATCTCGCTTTTGATCTATACTCTTGCCGTCTGGTGGAAAATCCCGCAAACTCCGCTGCCAGAAGCTCCCGTCGAAGAAGCAGTAGACGTACGTTCACGCGGCTCCTGGCAGGTTTATCGACCAGCCCTTGCCATTATGATGCTGTCTTTGCCCATCAGTCTGTTTTACGCGCAAACCGAGACGAATCTCCAGCTTCATCTGAAATACACGCTGCCAGACTATTTGCAAACACTTGCCTTGCTCATTGCGGTAAAAGGAGGCCTGTTGCTCCTGTTCGAGTATTTGCTCGTCAAATGGACTCAGCACTTGCCCGCTCGCTTGTTAATTAGCGGCTCGTACATTTGCTTTCTCATCGTATCCTTAGGCTACGCGTTCATCGACAACGTACCAGTCCTTCTCGCCTTGCAAGTGTTGCTCGTTATCGGAGAAAGTATTGGTCTGACTCATTTGATGGCCTTCGTCACACGGATATCACCTGTAACGATGCGCGGGCGGTACTTCGCGATTACGGGAACGCATTGGGATATTTCCCGCATGTGCGGACCGTACGTAGGCAGCCTTGTCTTATTGCAATATGGCGGCACGATGCTTTTCACCATTGTCGCAGGCATCCTTTTAATCGGTGCCGGATTCATGTACGTGTATCTTTCCACCAACGAAAAAACCTCCCCGCTTGAACGGGAAGGCTGA
- a CDS encoding SgrR family transcriptional regulator translates to MQLVEQYMRLFAGRSHEAIGHPLDISLAEVASILFCTLRNATLTLKKMQSQGWVVWQPGRGRGNRSVLTCLLAPEDLIMSVAKELVQKGEIRAARDMIEEYGVNFPVINEKFSRWMNSQFGHRVKREKGSIGRVDTLRLFYSRPFAGLDPIHILLRSESHMVKQLFDSLVQFDPVTRRIEPAIAFYWEASEEGRQWTFYLRKGVLFHHGRPLVADDVRFSFLRLMEHSYKHRWLAASIESITVKDDYVLTISLHMSDELFLQALSKEYMAIVPCDYVLEMGEQFAQMPVGTGPFRVVRNDDSMLVLEAFTPYFGGRPFLDRIEIWCVPGMAAEAQVDESLLSVTALDDHRNRSSLAWSDVGRLEDCFQYVSLNGAKNGPLSHSEFRGLMVAIICGQALRQELQGTREHAVIWGKTDSFQIKREVPDSQELVRIFKESGYQGEALSLYTYPDLDHIEDAQWIQKTCKEYGIAIEIRYASPEELASSLLLQEADLVVDSANVDERTELSLREFLQAGALSISHHLDPHGKEEIAHWMNRMSCVQTAQDRQACVDSIMHTLAACGTFVPLYSNRVEMLAHPRLSGVSLDAYGWIDFRRIFVRE, encoded by the coding sequence ATGCAGCTCGTTGAACAATACATGCGTTTATTTGCGGGGCGGTCTCATGAAGCGATAGGGCATCCCCTTGACATATCGTTGGCTGAAGTTGCTTCGATTTTATTTTGTACGTTGCGGAATGCGACGCTGACCTTGAAAAAAATGCAAAGCCAGGGGTGGGTAGTCTGGCAGCCGGGGAGAGGCCGTGGCAACCGATCTGTATTGACATGCTTACTTGCTCCCGAAGACTTGATTATGAGCGTTGCCAAAGAACTCGTGCAAAAAGGGGAGATTCGTGCTGCACGGGATATGATCGAGGAATACGGGGTAAATTTTCCTGTGATAAATGAAAAATTTTCACGATGGATGAATAGTCAGTTTGGACACCGTGTGAAGCGGGAAAAGGGAAGTATAGGCAGAGTCGATACCTTGCGTTTGTTTTACAGTCGACCATTCGCAGGGCTTGATCCGATTCATATTCTCCTGCGCTCCGAGTCACATATGGTCAAGCAGCTATTTGATTCTCTAGTCCAGTTTGATCCAGTCACGAGACGGATTGAACCCGCTATCGCTTTTTATTGGGAGGCTAGTGAAGAAGGAAGGCAGTGGACTTTTTACTTGCGGAAAGGTGTCTTATTCCATCATGGCCGTCCACTTGTTGCCGATGATGTGCGCTTTTCCTTCCTTCGTTTGATGGAGCATTCCTATAAACATCGCTGGCTAGCCGCTTCAATCGAGTCGATTACCGTCAAAGATGACTACGTATTGACGATTTCTTTGCATATGTCGGATGAATTGTTTTTACAGGCACTGAGTAAGGAATACATGGCGATAGTCCCCTGTGATTACGTTCTGGAGATGGGGGAGCAATTTGCGCAAATGCCAGTAGGAACGGGACCGTTTCGAGTAGTCCGCAACGACGATTCCATGCTCGTGTTGGAAGCGTTTACGCCATATTTTGGGGGAAGGCCCTTCTTGGACCGAATCGAAATCTGGTGCGTGCCTGGAATGGCAGCAGAAGCGCAGGTAGATGAGAGCTTGTTATCCGTAACGGCTTTGGATGATCATCGTAATAGGAGCTCTCTGGCATGGAGTGACGTTGGCAGATTGGAAGACTGTTTTCAATACGTCAGCTTGAATGGAGCAAAAAATGGTCCGCTGTCACATAGCGAATTTCGGGGTCTCATGGTGGCTATCATTTGTGGACAAGCCTTGAGACAAGAGCTACAGGGAACGAGGGAGCATGCAGTCATCTGGGGTAAAACTGATTCGTTCCAAATAAAAAGAGAGGTGCCGGATTCACAGGAGTTGGTTCGTATTTTCAAAGAGAGCGGGTATCAGGGAGAGGCGCTGTCGCTCTATACGTATCCAGACCTCGATCATATAGAAGATGCCCAGTGGATTCAGAAAACGTGCAAGGAATACGGAATTGCCATAGAGATCAGGTATGCATCCCCGGAGGAGCTTGCCTCGTCTTTGTTATTACAAGAGGCTGATTTAGTTGTGGATAGTGCGAATGTAGATGAAAGGACGGAGCTCTCTTTACGAGAATTTCTACAGGCTGGTGCGTTGAGTATTTCTCATCATTTAGATCCGCATGGAAAGGAAGAGATCGCGCATTGGATGAACCGCATGTCGTGCGTCCAAACAGCACAAGACCGACAAGCTTGCGTAGACAGCATCATGCATACGCTTGCGGCTTGCGGTACGTTTGTCCCGCTGTATTCGAATCGGGTAGAAATGCTTGCACATCCACGGTTATCTGGTGTAAGTCTGGATGCCTATGGCTGGATTGATTTCAGGCGCATTTTTGTTAGGGAATAG
- a CDS encoding chemotaxis protein CheW, whose amino-acid sequence MELTKRSNDSEAEVAVDQQILFKMGNEYYGLSISLVREIIKPLPITRFPKSPPYVEGVIDLRGRILPIINLRKMFDLEPMEETDDTRFVDLQMDGLNIGIIVDAVSEVMNIPQNLIEPAPPIIAGVEGKYLHGIARLNDKLIMLLDVDEIFGQWKKK is encoded by the coding sequence ATGGAATTGACGAAGAGAAGCAATGATTCGGAGGCAGAAGTAGCTGTTGACCAACAGATTTTGTTTAAAATGGGGAATGAATATTATGGACTGTCAATTTCACTCGTACGTGAGATTATCAAGCCACTGCCCATTACACGTTTTCCAAAATCTCCACCTTATGTCGAAGGAGTCATTGATCTGCGTGGGCGGATCTTACCAATAATCAACTTGCGGAAAATGTTTGATTTGGAACCTATGGAAGAAACGGATGATACTCGTTTTGTCGATTTGCAGATGGACGGGTTGAACATCGGGATTATCGTGGATGCGGTCTCTGAGGTCATGAATATTCCACAAAACTTGATCGAGCCTGCACCACCCATTATCGCTGGTGTAGAGGGCAAGTATTTGCACGGCATTGCCCGACTGAACGACAAGCTAATCATGCTGCTTGATGTGGATGAAATTTTTGGACAGTGGAAAAAGAAGTAA
- a CDS encoding ABC transporter substrate-binding protein produces MFKQKKSIKIFQSFLFPLLLLSVTACGQQSTTPANNPTPAPATTTASAPSTETKQLTIGIAQFVEHPALDAAREGFISQLAKNGYEKDKQVKIDVQSAQASMDTAIQIAQKFEADKVDLVLAIATPMAQAATQTSKEIPILFTAVTDPVETGLVAAMDKPGANVTGTSDMNPVEEQLKLIKEMKADAKSVGIIYSSGEVNSKVQVDTAKAVAGKLGLEIKEAAITSATEVKQAAESMVGKVDAFYVPTDNMVVSSIAAVIGVAEAQKIPVIAGEENSVKSGAIATYGIDYTKLGEQTADMATKILKGEAKPADMAVEMQADMKLVLNKKAAEKMGVTIPQTMLDRAGQVIE; encoded by the coding sequence ATGTTCAAACAAAAGAAGAGTATTAAAATTTTTCAGAGTTTTTTATTTCCTTTATTGCTTTTGTCTGTTACCGCTTGTGGACAGCAAAGCACTACCCCTGCAAACAATCCTACACCCGCTCCTGCAACTACGACGGCATCTGCCCCGTCTACTGAAACTAAGCAGCTGACCATTGGAATTGCCCAATTCGTTGAACACCCCGCTTTGGATGCAGCAAGAGAGGGCTTTATCAGCCAACTGGCTAAAAACGGTTACGAAAAAGACAAGCAAGTAAAAATTGATGTGCAATCCGCTCAAGCGAGCATGGATACAGCCATTCAGATTGCCCAAAAATTTGAGGCTGACAAAGTAGATTTGGTGTTGGCCATTGCGACTCCAATGGCACAGGCTGCCACACAAACGAGTAAAGAAATTCCGATCCTGTTTACTGCGGTAACAGATCCTGTAGAAACTGGTCTGGTTGCAGCGATGGACAAGCCGGGAGCGAACGTAACCGGTACATCGGATATGAATCCAGTCGAAGAGCAATTGAAGCTGATCAAAGAAATGAAAGCTGATGCGAAATCGGTTGGAATCATTTATAGTTCTGGCGAAGTCAACTCCAAAGTACAGGTAGATACTGCAAAAGCTGTAGCTGGCAAGCTTGGTTTAGAAATTAAAGAAGCGGCGATTACGAGCGCGACAGAGGTGAAGCAAGCAGCTGAGTCCATGGTGGGCAAAGTAGATGCTTTCTACGTACCAACTGACAACATGGTCGTATCTTCGATTGCAGCTGTGATCGGAGTCGCTGAAGCACAAAAAATTCCGGTCATCGCTGGTGAAGAAAACTCTGTGAAGAGCGGAGCGATTGCCACTTACGGAATCGACTACACGAAGCTGGGCGAGCAAACAGCCGATATGGCGACAAAAATCCTGAAGGGTGAAGCGAAGCCAGCTGATATGGCTGTTGAAATGCAAGCAGACATGAAGCTCGTATTGAATAAGAAAGCAGCGGAAAAAATGGGTGTGACGATTCCGCAAACCATGCTCGACCGTGCTGGACAAGTGATCGAGTAA
- a CDS encoding hemolysin family protein — protein MAIWGSLFHLILVMILVLLNGFFVATEFAIVKVRESRIAQLAAEGNKRAVDVERVLRNLDAYLSACQLGITLASLGLGWLGEPAVAHLLHPVFRYFHLNETVVTSISFIIAFSLITFLHIVLGELAPKTLAIQYSEKVVLAIAKPIQLFYKIMYPFIQMLNWSASRFLALFHISLEPHQEAHTEEEIRILVNESHKSGLIDQTELMLVDNIFDFSETMAREIMVPRTDMVVLNLRDPFDENVKHVQNGRFTRYPVVDGDKDHVVGSLHIKDMLTGLLEGESHDLQTFMRSILTVPETISISRLLTMLQKQRGQMAIIIDEYGGTAGLVTLEDIMEEIVGDIQDEFDDERPEVERSDGMLSLDGRMLLEEVGDYLDIELESSDVDTLAGWIYMQIDHPPRVGDRVKEGKYEFVVGEVDHYRITRVYAKKVGKAEEEISST, from the coding sequence ATGGCAATTTGGGGAAGCTTGTTTCATTTGATCTTGGTCATGATCCTCGTACTCCTGAACGGGTTCTTTGTTGCGACCGAATTCGCGATCGTAAAAGTAAGGGAATCGCGCATTGCACAGCTCGCAGCGGAAGGAAACAAGCGCGCTGTTGACGTCGAGAGAGTCCTCCGCAATTTGGATGCCTACCTCTCCGCGTGCCAACTTGGGATTACGCTGGCTTCATTAGGACTCGGTTGGCTGGGAGAGCCTGCCGTCGCGCATCTCTTGCATCCCGTTTTTCGTTATTTCCATTTAAATGAAACGGTTGTTACCAGTATTTCCTTTATTATCGCTTTTTCGCTGATAACGTTTTTGCATATCGTGCTGGGGGAGCTGGCACCTAAGACACTGGCTATTCAATACTCCGAAAAGGTGGTACTTGCGATAGCCAAACCGATCCAACTCTTTTACAAAATCATGTATCCCTTTATTCAAATGCTGAACTGGTCCGCGAGTCGTTTTCTTGCGCTCTTTCATATATCGTTAGAGCCGCATCAGGAAGCACATACAGAAGAAGAAATACGCATTCTTGTCAACGAAAGTCATAAAAGCGGCTTGATTGATCAAACCGAACTGATGCTGGTCGATAATATTTTTGATTTCTCGGAGACGATGGCAAGAGAAATCATGGTTCCGCGTACGGATATGGTTGTCTTGAACCTGCGCGATCCTTTTGACGAGAACGTCAAGCATGTCCAAAATGGACGGTTTACCCGATATCCAGTAGTGGATGGTGACAAGGACCATGTTGTGGGTAGTTTGCACATCAAGGATATGTTGACAGGGCTTTTGGAAGGAGAGAGCCATGACCTTCAGACCTTCATGCGTTCCATTTTGACGGTACCGGAGACGATCTCGATCAGCCGATTGTTGACTATGCTGCAAAAACAACGTGGGCAAATGGCGATTATCATTGATGAGTATGGAGGGACTGCCGGGCTGGTGACCCTCGAAGATATAATGGAAGAAATTGTTGGAGACATTCAGGACGAGTTCGACGATGAACGCCCAGAGGTAGAACGCAGTGACGGCATGCTGTCATTGGACGGGCGCATGTTATTGGAAGAAGTGGGCGATTATCTGGACATCGAATTAGAGTCGAGCGATGTAGATACGCTTGCTGGCTGGATTTACATGCAGATCGACCATCCGCCGCGCGTGGGGGATCGGGTAAAAGAGGGAAAGTACGAATTTGTCGTGGGAGAGGTCGACCATTACAGAATCACCAGGGTATATGCAAAGAAAGTCGGCAAAGCAGAAGAAGAAATCAGTTCCACGTAA
- a CDS encoding DUF533 domain-containing protein codes for MPVYTKTEKDKHILFASIRLMICVGHADGYIGNKEIDRIHEIVNSEHFTLKERQILMDDMDYPKRPEVIVEDLVAMTQAEKLVMMRKLYHMALIDRKLSPSETKVIARIACLIGISEEKQRQVEEWIREGIVWRERWKDIVEE; via the coding sequence ATGCCGGTGTATACCAAAACCGAAAAGGACAAACACATTTTGTTTGCGTCCATTCGCTTGATGATCTGCGTCGGGCACGCCGATGGTTATATAGGAAATAAAGAGATAGATCGTATTCATGAAATCGTGAATTCAGAGCACTTTACATTGAAAGAGCGACAAATTTTAATGGATGACATGGACTACCCGAAACGTCCAGAAGTCATCGTGGAAGATCTGGTAGCCATGACCCAGGCTGAAAAGCTCGTTATGATGCGCAAGCTCTACCACATGGCATTGATCGATCGGAAGCTATCCCCGTCGGAAACCAAAGTGATTGCCCGCATCGCTTGCCTGATCGGAATCTCTGAGGAAAAGCAGCGTCAAGTAGAAGAGTGGATTCGCGAAGGAATTGTTTGGCGCGAACGATGGAAAGATATAGTAGAAGAATAG
- the thpR gene encoding RNA 2',3'-cyclic phosphodiesterase produces MRLFLALDIPAEAAAYIADVQKRLKQDVKADRWQSLANLHLTLHFLGEVDESLVPSICEDMDIVSAIIQPFTLAVGSFGVFPNALHPRVLWLGLRGQLSPLKQLHLLLGRRFELHEGLSYDRKRYRPHITLARGPHRSEDELALMDWNERYLAQEPPQWKARHFHLYRSELLREGAVHTIIHTSTFDKDHSKKQALLE; encoded by the coding sequence ATGCGCTTATTCCTAGCATTGGATATTCCGGCTGAGGCTGCCGCTTATATTGCCGATGTTCAAAAAAGGTTGAAGCAAGATGTGAAGGCGGATAGGTGGCAGTCTCTCGCTAATTTGCATTTGACTTTGCATTTTCTTGGAGAGGTGGATGAGTCGCTCGTACCCTCCATTTGCGAGGACATGGATATTGTCAGCGCGATCATTCAGCCATTTACTCTAGCTGTTGGCAGCTTTGGGGTTTTTCCGAATGCCTTGCATCCACGTGTGCTCTGGCTCGGGCTGCGCGGCCAACTTTCTCCTCTCAAACAGCTGCATTTATTGTTAGGGAGACGGTTTGAATTGCATGAAGGCCTGTCCTACGATCGGAAACGGTATCGACCGCATATTACGCTGGCACGTGGTCCGCATCGCAGTGAGGATGAGCTTGCCCTCATGGATTGGAATGAACGTTATTTAGCGCAGGAGCCGCCACAATGGAAGGCACGGCATTTCCATTTGTATCGTTCTGAGCTGTTGCGGGAGGGCGCGGTACATACGATTATCCACACGAGCACGTTTGATAAAGATCACAGCAAAAAACAAGCGTTGCTTGAATAG